Proteins from one Bos taurus isolate L1 Dominette 01449 registration number 42190680 breed Hereford chromosome 7, ARS-UCD2.0, whole genome shotgun sequence genomic window:
- the SH3GL1 gene encoding endophilin-A2 isoform X1, with product MSVAGLKKQFYKASQLVSEKVGGAEGTKLDDDFKEMEKKVDVTSKAVTEVLARTIEYLQPNPASRAKLTMLNTVSKIRGQVKNPGYPQSEGLLGECMIRHGKELGGESNFGDALLDAGESMKRLAEVKDSLDIEVKQNFIDPLQNLCDKDLKEIQHHLKKLEGRRLDFDYKKKRQGKIPDEELRQAMEKFEESKEVAETSMHHLLETDIEQVSQLSALVDAQLDYHRQAVQILDELADKLKRRMREASSRPKREYKPKPRELLDLGEPEQSNGGFPCAAAPKITAASSSFRSSDKPVRTPSRSMPPLDQPSCKALYDFEPENDGELGFHEGDIITLTNQIDENWYEGMLDGQSGFFPLSYVEVLVPLPQ from the exons CTGGTCAGTGAGAAGGTCGGAGGGGCAGAAGGGACCAAGCTTGACGATGACTTCAAagagatggagaag AAGGTGGATGTCACCAGCAAGGCTGTGACAGAAGTGTTGGCCAGAACCATTGAGTACCTGCAGCCCAACCCAG CCTCTCGGGCCAAGCTGACGATGCTCAACACAGTATCCAAGATCCGAGGGCAGGTGAAGAACCCTGGCTACCCACAGTCAGAGGGCCTGCTGGgcgagtgcatgatccgccatggGAAGGAGCTGGGTGGCGAGTCCAACTTTG GCGACGCCCTGCTGGATGCCGGGGAGTCCATGAAGCGCCTAGCTGAGGTGAAGGACTCCCTGGACATTGAGGTCAAGCAGAACTTCATTGACCCTCTGCAGAACCTGTGTGACAAGGACCTGAAGGAAATCCAG CACCACCTGAAGAAGCTGGAGGGCCGCCGCCTTGACTTCGACTACAAGAAGAAGCGGCAGGGCAAGATCCCCGACGAGGAGCTGCGCCAGGCCATGGAGAAGTTTGAAGAGTCCAAGGAGGTGGCAGAGACCAGTATGCATCACCTCCTGGAGACTGAT ATCGAGCAGGTGAGCCAGCTCTCTGCCCTGGTGGACGCCCAGCTGGACTACCACCGGCAGGCAGTGCAGATCCTGGATGAGTTGGCCGACAAGCTCAAGCGAAG GATGCGGGAAGCCTCCTCACGCCCCAAACGGGAGTATAAGCCCAAGCCGCGGGAGCTCCTGGACCTCGGAGAGCCTGAGCAGTCCAACGGGGGCTTCCCCTGTGCCGCGGCCCCCAAGATCACAG CAGCTTCATCATCTTTCCGATCTTCTGACAAGCCTGTTCGGACCCCCAGCAGGAGCATGC caccCCTGGACCAGCCGAGCTGCAAGGCCCTGTACGACTTCGAGCCTGAGAACGATGGGGAGCTGGGCTTCCATGAGGGCGACATCATCACGCTGACCAACCAGATCGATGAGAACTGGTACGAGGGCATGCTGGACGGCCAGTCAGGCTTCTTCCCCCTCAGCTACGTGGAGGTGCTGGTGCCGCTGCCCCAGTGA
- the SH3GL1 gene encoding endophilin-A2 gives MSVAGLKKQFYKASQLVSEKVGGAEGTKLDDDFKEMEKKVDVTSKAVTEVLARTIEYLQPNPASRAKLTMLNTVSKIRGQVKNPGYPQSEGLLGECMIRHGKELGGESNFGDALLDAGESMKRLAEVKDSLDIEVKQNFIDPLQNLCDKDLKEIQHHLKKLEGRRLDFDYKKKRQGKIPDEELRQAMEKFEESKEVAETSMHHLLETDIEQVSQLSALVDAQLDYHRQAVQILDELADKLKRRMREASSRPKREYKPKPRELLDLGEPEQSNGGFPCAAAPKITASSSFRSSDKPVRTPSRSMPPLDQPSCKALYDFEPENDGELGFHEGDIITLTNQIDENWYEGMLDGQSGFFPLSYVEVLVPLPQ, from the exons CTGGTCAGTGAGAAGGTCGGAGGGGCAGAAGGGACCAAGCTTGACGATGACTTCAAagagatggagaag AAGGTGGATGTCACCAGCAAGGCTGTGACAGAAGTGTTGGCCAGAACCATTGAGTACCTGCAGCCCAACCCAG CCTCTCGGGCCAAGCTGACGATGCTCAACACAGTATCCAAGATCCGAGGGCAGGTGAAGAACCCTGGCTACCCACAGTCAGAGGGCCTGCTGGgcgagtgcatgatccgccatggGAAGGAGCTGGGTGGCGAGTCCAACTTTG GCGACGCCCTGCTGGATGCCGGGGAGTCCATGAAGCGCCTAGCTGAGGTGAAGGACTCCCTGGACATTGAGGTCAAGCAGAACTTCATTGACCCTCTGCAGAACCTGTGTGACAAGGACCTGAAGGAAATCCAG CACCACCTGAAGAAGCTGGAGGGCCGCCGCCTTGACTTCGACTACAAGAAGAAGCGGCAGGGCAAGATCCCCGACGAGGAGCTGCGCCAGGCCATGGAGAAGTTTGAAGAGTCCAAGGAGGTGGCAGAGACCAGTATGCATCACCTCCTGGAGACTGAT ATCGAGCAGGTGAGCCAGCTCTCTGCCCTGGTGGACGCCCAGCTGGACTACCACCGGCAGGCAGTGCAGATCCTGGATGAGTTGGCCGACAAGCTCAAGCGAAG GATGCGGGAAGCCTCCTCACGCCCCAAACGGGAGTATAAGCCCAAGCCGCGGGAGCTCCTGGACCTCGGAGAGCCTGAGCAGTCCAACGGGGGCTTCCCCTGTGCCGCGGCCCCCAAGATCACAG CTTCATCATCTTTCCGATCTTCTGACAAGCCTGTTCGGACCCCCAGCAGGAGCATGC caccCCTGGACCAGCCGAGCTGCAAGGCCCTGTACGACTTCGAGCCTGAGAACGATGGGGAGCTGGGCTTCCATGAGGGCGACATCATCACGCTGACCAACCAGATCGATGAGAACTGGTACGAGGGCATGCTGGACGGCCAGTCAGGCTTCTTCCCCCTCAGCTACGTGGAGGTGCTGGTGCCGCTGCCCCAGTGA